From one Mytilus edulis chromosome 1, xbMytEdul2.2, whole genome shotgun sequence genomic stretch:
- the LOC139503533 gene encoding DNA-binding protein inhibitor ID-2-like, whose translation MKAATQTCVRNTEYGIKQEKLLKPKHEDTTEMQQCFSKLKDLVPSVPKDIKLSKTQLLQHVIDYILDLESTLDVPAVLASASCRSPLSEKCQPNVIGDFFLDEDMCDEKY comes from the exons ATGAAGGCCGCTACCCAGACATGTGTTAGAAACACAGAATATGGAATTAAACAAGAAAAACTGTTAAAACCAAAACACGAAGATACAACTGAAATGCAGCAATGTTTTTCTAAACTAAAGGATTTAGTGCCATCAGTGCCAAAGGAcattaaattatctaaaacacAACTTCTTCAGCATGTGATTGACTATATTTTAGATCTTGAATCCACATTAGATGTACCCGCAGTCCTAGCATCAGCTTCCTGTAGATCGCCATTGTCAGAAAAATGCCAACCAAATGTCATCGGAGAT ttttttCTTGATGAAGACATGTGCGATGAAAAGTATTGA
- the LOC139503484 gene encoding uncharacterized protein — translation MPGGNSLPSNKTGQNPKEKKSTNTNTVQTLLSARKDLDKTKARTQPKLPKRTHSELSSESDNSMDTSGLNSLQKDLDEIKTNLQGITKKDDLDILTKDLVRTHDLEIIVTSIVTKLFQRFESTMDKKLNTKLTTVQKEMQEMQNKFEALSIENEELRKQIDQTRDVVIKNKKGLEDSTRMNQEALTSANYNEQYSRKNNIKVMNFPRREDQNLRSDFIETVRRDLNVHLEERDVVAIHRLPSDKPGPKPMIVRLFNSDVKRKVMVERKNLNNKVRISDDVTWRNMQLISKLRDMNCFESVWFYNSGVYGRMEDGLQLKFNLFDNIRTRLQNRK, via the coding sequence ATGCCTGGAGGCAATTCTTTACCAAGTAATAAAACTGGACAAAATCCTAAGGAAAAGAAATCTACTAACACTAATACTGTTCAAACACTATTGTCAGCCAGAAAagatttagataaaacaaaagcTAGAACACAACCTAAATTACCTAAAAGAACTCATTCAGAGTTGTCTAGTGAGTCAGACAATAGCATGGACACTAGTGGATTAAATAGTCTACAAAAGGACCTTGATGAAATCAAAACAAACCTTCAGGGGATAACCAAAAAAGACGATCTTGACATACTAACAAAAGATCTTGTCAGAACCCATGATTTAGAAATTATTGTTACCTCTATTGTGACCAAACTATTTCAAAGATTTGAATCAACGATGGATAAGAAACTTAACACTAAATTAACAACAGTACAGAAAGAAATGCAAGAGATGCAAAACAAGTTTGAAGCCTTATCAATAGAAAATGAAGAACTTAGAAAACAAATTGACCAAACCAGAGATGtagttattaaaaacaaaaaaggctTAGAGGATTCAACCAGAATGAACCAAGAGGCATTAACTAGTGCAAATTATAATGAACAATATTCTAGGAAAAACAACATCAAAGTCATGAACTTTCCTAGACGTGAGGATCAGAATTTGAGATCAGACTTTATAGAAACTGTGAGAAGGGATCTGAATGTCCACCTTGAAGAGAGGGATGTTGTTGCAATCCACCGCTTGCCATCAGACAAACCTGGACCAAAACCAATGATAGTTAGACTTTTCAATAGCGATGTGAAAAGAAAAGTGATGGTAGAGAGAAAAAACTTGAATAACAAAGTACGCATTAGTGACGACGTTACCTGGAGAAACATGCAGCTTATTAGTAAACTGAGAGACATGAACTGTTTTGAATCTGTATGGTTTTACAACTCTGGAGTATATGGTAGAATGGAAGATGGTTTACAACTGAAGTTTAACTTATTTGATAATATAAGGACAAGgttacaaaacagaaaatag